CCGGTGTACGTGCTGAGCGTGCTGGCGCCACCCGCGGAGGCCGCAGCGGGCGAATGACCCCCGTCGGTGGGGAGTGGGAGCATGGCTGCGCCGGAAGAGAGGGGCGGTCGTGGGGCGGAACACGCGGCGGGTGCGGGAGGTCGTCGCGCGGGCCGAGCGGCTGCGCGGCGCGGCACGGGAGCTGGTCGCGGAGCAGGCGGCGGCCGTCGGCCAGGTGGTGGCGGCGCACCGGGTGATGTTCGACCGGCTGGTGCGGGCCGAACTGGAAGCGATCCCGGTGGAGCGGCTCAAGGACGTCACCGAGGGACGGCTGCAGACCGGAGCGCTGGTGTCGGCCGGCTACCGGACGGTCGCCGAGGTGCACGACGCGGCCCGCCTGGACCTGCTGCGCGTGCCCGGCGTCAGTGGACCGACCGCCGCTCAACTACAGGCCGCCGCAGGGCAGATCGCCACCGCGGTGCAGGAAGCGACCGCCGTCCGGCTCGATCCCGGGTACCCCGACGCGGAGGCCGGCGCGCTGCTCGCCGCGCTGCACCGGCTGGTGCTCGCCGGGCCGGCCGCGCGGCGGGCGGCGGCGGACGCGGCCGAGCTCGACGACCGCCTGGCCGAGCCGCTGGCGGCCGCCCGCCCCGCCACCGGCGCGCTGCGCGGCCTGCTGGCCGGCGCCGAGCGCCGGGAACGGGCAAGGCTGGCCGTCGAGTCGCTGGCCGAGCAGGTCGCGGCCGCGGAGGCGGACGAGTTGCCGCTGCGGATCGCCCAGGCGGGGGCGGACCTGCTGCGCCCGGCCGCCGGTCCGGTCGAGCTGTGGGTGGAGTTCGAGCACCGGGCCGCCGCCTTCTACGCCGAACTCGCGCTGCTCGCCGAGGACGGTCGGCTCCTGGGCGGCCGCACCCGGGACGGCCGGGCCGCCGCCGAGGGACACCTGCCGGACGCGCTCGCCGAACAGGTCCGCGACCAGCCGTTGGACGAGCGCGGCGGCAAGGTCTCGCTCCGCGGCTACCAGGCGTTCGGGGCGCGCTTCGCCCTGGCCCGGAAGCGGGTGGTGCTCGGCGACGAGATGGGCCTCGGCAAGACCGTGCAGGCGCTCGCCGTGCTGGCCCACCTGGCGGCGGGCGGCGCCCGGCACTTCCTGGTGGTCTGCCCGGCCTCCGTGCTGGTCAACTGGCAGCGAGAGACCGGAAGTTGCACCAGCCTGAGGGCGTACCGCTACCACGGCCCGGAGCGCGAGGACGCCCGGGAGCGCTGGCTGCGCGACGGCGGGGTGCTGATCGCCACCTACGAGTCGCTGCGCACGCTGGC
The DNA window shown above is from Streptomyces sp. TLI_171 and carries:
- a CDS encoding DEAD/DEAH box helicase — translated: MGRNTRRVREVVARAERLRGAARELVAEQAAAVGQVVAAHRVMFDRLVRAELEAIPVERLKDVTEGRLQTGALVSAGYRTVAEVHDAARLDLLRVPGVSGPTAAQLQAAAGQIATAVQEATAVRLDPGYPDAEAGALLAALHRLVLAGPAARRAAADAAELDDRLAEPLAAARPATGALRGLLAGAERRERARLAVESLAEQVAAAEADELPLRIAQAGADLLRPAAGPVELWVEFEHRAAAFYAELALLAEDGRLLGGRTRDGRAAAEGHLPDALAEQVRDQPLDERGGKVSLRGYQAFGARFALARKRVVLGDEMGLGKTVQALAVLAHLAAGGARHFLVVCPASVLVNWQRETGSCTSLRAYRYHGPEREDARERWLRDGGVLIATYESLRTLAADPLAALVVDEAHFVKNPAARRTRLVAERAAGTEYVLYLTGTPMENRVEEFRTLVGHLQPELLPTLPAALGAVGPLAFRRAVAPAYLRRNQQDVLPELPDVVRVDEWNELSGPDRAAYAAAVAEGNFMAMRRAAWAEPAHSAKLGRLRELVAEAAESGQKVVVFSHFREVLATVREALGPAVTGTVAGSLPAEDRQRLVDGFTAAPGHAVLLCQIQSGGTGLNLQAASVVILCEPQLKPTLEDQAVARAQRMGQLRRVRVHRLLATDSVDRGLVELLRRKAEVFDSYARCSELAESAPEALDVSDRALAVRIVEDEQLRLAAR